The following are encoded in a window of uncultured Ilyobacter sp. genomic DNA:
- the folP gene encoding dihydropteroate synthase, which translates to MKNYCTRVINLENIDEAKRELQGIGVYEGELREMAEKSIFRNLKIKNVDLRSANVIKQISLSVGADVSVAKELGELNVEMTDLVISANLSQYNRLYHKLVESRMNLKMMAEEIKNTLIKYDSKINPVVIAGQEFDFSKKSYVMGILNITPDSFSDGGKNSSVEKAVKNAKKMVKQGAHIIDIGGESSRPGAEYVSAEKELDRIIPVLERLVKEIDVPISIDTYKSTVAKECLKRGAHIINDISGLRGDREMAKVISEAGAYCVLMHMQGTPETMQKNPEYDDLIDDLIYELKKSIDIGENAGIESHKIILDPGIGFGKTFEHNLEILNKLDEFRSLGKSILIGASRKKFIGEILESSVDERLEGSLAVAALSVSKGASILRVHDVKETAKVLKVADAIKNIRIK; encoded by the coding sequence ATGAAAAATTATTGTACGAGAGTAATAAATCTCGAAAATATAGATGAAGCTAAACGCGAGCTTCAAGGTATAGGGGTTTATGAGGGTGAACTCAGGGAGATGGCAGAAAAATCTATCTTCAGAAATCTTAAAATAAAAAATGTAGACCTAAGGAGTGCCAATGTAATAAAGCAGATCTCACTCTCTGTAGGTGCTGACGTATCAGTTGCAAAGGAACTGGGTGAACTGAATGTAGAAATGACAGACTTGGTAATATCTGCCAACCTCTCACAATACAATCGTCTATACCATAAACTTGTTGAAAGCAGAATGAATCTCAAGATGATGGCTGAGGAGATAAAAAATACCCTTATAAAATACGACAGTAAAATCAATCCTGTTGTGATAGCGGGACAGGAATTTGATTTTTCAAAGAAAAGCTATGTCATGGGGATACTTAATATAACTCCCGATTCTTTTTCTGATGGAGGAAAAAACAGCTCTGTAGAGAAGGCCGTAAAAAACGCAAAAAAGATGGTAAAACAGGGTGCCCATATAATAGATATAGGGGGAGAGTCTTCAAGACCTGGTGCAGAATATGTTTCTGCAGAGAAGGAGTTAGACAGAATTATTCCGGTTTTGGAAAGACTTGTAAAGGAAATAGATGTGCCGATCTCCATCGACACTTATAAGTCTACAGTTGCCAAAGAGTGTCTAAAGCGAGGCGCTCATATAATAAACGACATAAGCGGCCTAAGAGGTGACAGAGAGATGGCGAAGGTAATATCAGAAGCCGGGGCTTACTGTGTATTGATGCATATGCAGGGGACACCTGAGACTATGCAGAAGAATCCAGAATATGATGATCTCATAGATGATCTGATATATGAACTCAAGAAAAGTATAGATATAGGAGAAAATGCAGGAATCGAAAGTCATAAAATAATTTTAGATCCTGGAATTGGATTTGGAAAAACCTTTGAACATAACCTTGAGATTTTAAACAAGCTTGATGAATTTAGGAGCCTTGGAAAATCCATACTGATAGGAGCTTCTAGAAAAAAATTTATAGGAGAGATCCTAGAATCGTCAGTTGATGAGAGGCTAGAGGGAAGTCTTGCAGTGGCAGCATTGTCTGTTTCTAAGGGAGCCTCTATACTGAGAGTCCATGATGTAAAAGAAACAGCAAAAGTTCTTAAGGTGGCAGATGCCATAAAAAACATCAGGATAAAATAA
- the ylqF gene encoding ribosome biogenesis GTPase YlqF: MSTIKINWYPGHMKKTKDMIQENMKIIDIVLEIVDARIPLSSKNPDIVKFAKNKKRIIVLNKSDLVNGEDLRVWKDYFIKNNFAEEVLELSAETGFNVKKLFAIIEKVSKEKKDKMTKKGLRTVNTRLMVVGIPNVGKSRLINRIVGKKSTGVGNKPGFTRGKQWVRIKEGLELLDTPGILWPKFENDEVGFSLAIAGAIKDEVIPVEEVACKLIEKMLSYGMKNTLKDKYKLLEEDFQGVPEEVLEKIGFRMNMLVKGDKVNVIQAALTILRDYRSSKLGKFVLDREMLEKDIIEN; encoded by the coding sequence ATGTCAACTATAAAAATAAACTGGTATCCCGGGCATATGAAAAAAACAAAAGATATGATCCAGGAAAATATGAAAATAATAGATATAGTTTTGGAAATTGTAGATGCTAGAATACCACTTTCAAGCAAGAACCCAGATATTGTAAAATTTGCTAAAAATAAAAAGAGAATAATAGTCTTAAATAAATCAGACCTTGTAAACGGAGAGGATCTGAGAGTATGGAAAGATTATTTCATAAAAAATAATTTTGCAGAAGAAGTATTAGAACTAAGTGCCGAGACTGGTTTTAATGTAAAAAAACTATTTGCAATAATAGAAAAAGTATCAAAAGAGAAAAAAGATAAAATGACGAAAAAAGGTCTGAGAACCGTAAATACAAGACTTATGGTGGTAGGAATACCAAATGTGGGAAAATCAAGGCTAATAAACAGAATAGTGGGTAAAAAAAGTACGGGAGTAGGTAACAAGCCAGGCTTTACAAGGGGTAAACAATGGGTGAGGATAAAAGAGGGACTAGAACTGCTAGATACTCCTGGGATACTTTGGCCAAAATTTGAAAATGATGAGGTAGGTTTCAGCTTAGCCATAGCAGGAGCTATAAAAGATGAGGTAATCCCTGTGGAAGAAGTGGCATGCAAACTGATAGAAAAAATGCTTTCTTACGGAATGAAAAATACATTAAAAGATAAATATAAGCTTCTCGAAGAGGATTTTCAAGGAGTTCCCGAAGAGGTTCTTGAAAAAATAGGGTTCAGGATGAACATGCTGGTAAAAGGCGACAAGGTAAATGTTATACAGGCGGCTCTGACAATTTTGAGAGACTACAGAAGCTCAAAACTTGGTAAATTTGTCCTAGACAGGGAGATGCTTGAAAAAGATATAATAGAGAATTAA
- a CDS encoding NAD+ synthase has translation MENLKLNMETVENVLVDFIKEEVTKAGFKKVVLGLSGGIDSALVAALAAKALGPENVLGVMMPYKSSSKESVDHAKLLVETTGIKTELMEITDMVDAYFEKNPDMDNMRKGNKMARERMTILYDRSAKEKALVLGTSNKTEILLGYSTQFGDSASAINPIGDLYKTHVWELSERLGVPKEIIAKKPSADLWEGQSDESELGFSYNMADRILHRFIDERYTKNELLEEGFEEWIVDTIIRKIKLSQYKRKLPLIAKISRRTIGREFRYPRDWGI, from the coding sequence ATGGAAAATCTAAAACTCAATATGGAGACTGTAGAAAATGTGTTAGTTGATTTTATCAAAGAAGAGGTGACAAAGGCAGGCTTTAAAAAGGTGGTGCTAGGACTCTCTGGAGGAATAGACTCTGCACTAGTTGCGGCACTTGCTGCAAAAGCACTAGGGCCTGAAAATGTACTAGGTGTGATGATGCCTTATAAAAGCTCTAGCAAAGAGAGTGTAGATCACGCTAAACTTCTGGTGGAGACAACAGGCATAAAAACAGAGCTCATGGAAATAACTGATATGGTGGATGCTTATTTTGAAAAAAATCCTGATATGGACAATATGAGAAAAGGAAACAAAATGGCCAGAGAAAGAATGACAATCCTGTATGACAGGTCTGCAAAGGAAAAAGCCCTGGTTTTGGGAACCTCTAACAAAACTGAGATTCTTCTGGGATACAGCACCCAGTTTGGAGATTCTGCATCTGCTATAAATCCAATAGGAGACCTCTATAAGACTCACGTGTGGGAGCTCTCTGAAAGATTAGGAGTCCCTAAAGAGATTATAGCTAAAAAGCCAAGTGCCGACCTTTGGGAGGGGCAGAGTGACGAAAGCGAACTTGGGTTTTCCTATAATATGGCAGACAGAATATTGCATAGATTTATAGATGAAAGATATACTAAAAACGAGCTTCTAGAAGAGGGGTTCGAAGAGTGGATAGTAGATACCATAATAAGAAAGATAAAGCTTTCCCAATATAAAAGAAAACTTCCTTTGATAGCAAAAATATCAAGAAGGACAATAGGAAGAGAGTTCCGTTATCCTAGGGACTGGGGCATATAG
- a CDS encoding S41 family peptidase, translated as MKKYTRMKIIVAVLSVVIFSLVYANTKIEKKQIDTKRGFLSNLSELKEVSDIMDIIMANHVGEKETDKKDLMHGAIRGMLESLDDPYSMYFDKTEMESFKEDIQGKYAGVGMVIQKKENEPLLVVSPIEDTPAYKAGIKPKDQIVEIDGESTYTLTSNECVKKLKGDPGTEVKVKIYRESSKESKEITLKRAIVELKYVKEKMLDNKVGYLRITQFGEDIYPDVKKSMDSLMRQGMKALILDLRSNPGGALDQSIKISSMFIKEGKIVSVKGKTGQEQIYMREGKYYGDFPIVVLINEGSASASEIVAGALKDSKRAILLGEKSFGKGSVQSLLPLPDGDGIKLTIAKYYTPSGISIHGTGIEPDIKVVEDSDYLFFDGFVTNIDEEKTKENKKELIKELKGKEEAEKLEKKKDTQLESAIGVLKGILLNNKK; from the coding sequence ATGAAGAAATATACCAGAATGAAAATAATTGTAGCTGTACTTTCTGTTGTGATATTTAGCTTGGTATATGCAAATACTAAAATAGAAAAAAAGCAGATAGATACAAAAAGAGGCTTCCTTTCAAACCTGAGTGAACTGAAAGAGGTATCTGACATTATGGATATAATAATGGCAAACCATGTAGGAGAAAAAGAGACTGATAAAAAGGATCTTATGCATGGTGCCATAAGAGGGATGCTAGAATCTTTAGATGATCCTTATTCTATGTATTTTGACAAAACAGAGATGGAAAGCTTTAAGGAAGATATACAGGGTAAATACGCTGGTGTGGGGATGGTTATTCAGAAAAAGGAGAATGAGCCGCTTCTTGTGGTATCGCCTATAGAGGATACGCCTGCATACAAAGCCGGTATAAAGCCCAAGGATCAAATAGTAGAGATAGATGGTGAATCTACTTATACTCTCACAAGCAATGAATGTGTAAAAAAACTAAAAGGTGATCCTGGAACAGAGGTAAAAGTAAAAATTTACAGAGAATCTTCTAAGGAGTCAAAAGAGATAACTTTGAAAAGGGCCATTGTAGAATTAAAGTATGTTAAAGAGAAGATGCTTGATAATAAGGTGGGTTATCTGAGAATAACACAATTCGGAGAGGACATATATCCTGATGTGAAAAAGTCTATGGACTCACTAATGAGGCAGGGAATGAAAGCCTTGATATTAGATCTAAGAAGTAATCCTGGAGGGGCTTTGGATCAATCGATAAAAATATCCTCTATGTTTATCAAAGAGGGGAAAATCGTAAGTGTGAAGGGCAAAACCGGTCAAGAGCAGATCTATATGAGAGAGGGGAAATATTATGGAGATTTCCCTATCGTGGTGCTCATAAATGAGGGAAGTGCATCAGCCTCTGAAATCGTTGCTGGTGCATTGAAAGACAGTAAGAGAGCTATTCTTCTAGGTGAAAAAAGTTTTGGTAAGGGAAGTGTCCAAAGTCTGTTACCACTTCCAGACGGTGATGGAATCAAACTTACAATCGCTAAATACTATACTCCTAGCGGAATATCTATCCACGGAACAGGTATAGAGCCTGACATAAAAGTGGTAGAAGACTCTGATTATCTGTTTTTTGACGGGTTCGTAACCAACATAGATGAGGAAAAAACAAAGGAAAATAAAAAAGAACTTATAAAAGAGCTGAAGGGTAAAGAGGAAGCAGAGAAATTGGAGAAAAAGAAAGACACGCAGCTAGAAAGTGCAATAGGTGTGTTAAAAGGTATACTTTTAAATAATAAAAAGTAA
- the rsmI gene encoding 16S rRNA (cytidine(1402)-2'-O)-methyltransferase, with amino-acid sequence MLYIVATPIGNLEDITYRAVRILKEADYVFAEDTRVTKKLLNHYEIDTVVYRYDEFTKGHQIDNIMSLLKSGKSIALVTDAGTPCISDPGFELADAALNNEIKVVPIPGASSMTAAASVAGLNMKRIAFEGFLPKKKGRQTLLKKLATEERAVILFESPHRIEKTVGEIHEFMGEREIVIVREITKIYEEIIRGTTTEVAKRLKEKPIKGEIVLIIKAKED; translated from the coding sequence ATGCTGTACATAGTAGCGACACCCATAGGAAATCTCGAAGATATAACTTATAGAGCCGTTAGAATATTAAAAGAAGCTGACTATGTCTTTGCAGAGGACACAAGAGTGACGAAAAAACTTCTCAATCACTATGAGATAGACACTGTAGTCTATAGATATGATGAATTTACCAAAGGACATCAGATAGATAATATAATGAGTCTTTTGAAGAGTGGGAAAAGCATAGCTCTAGTAACAGATGCAGGAACTCCATGCATATCCGATCCTGGATTTGAGCTTGCTGATGCAGCACTTAACAATGAGATAAAAGTAGTCCCTATACCAGGGGCTAGTTCGATGACTGCAGCCGCATCTGTTGCTGGTCTGAATATGAAAAGAATAGCATTTGAAGGATTTCTTCCTAAAAAGAAGGGGAGACAGACTTTACTTAAAAAACTAGCCACTGAAGAGAGAGCTGTTATACTTTTCGAATCACCTCACAGGATAGAGAAAACTGTGGGAGAGATCCATGAATTTATGGGGGAAAGAGAGATAGTTATTGTGAGAGAGATAACTAAAATCTATGAAGAGATCATAAGAGGAACTACAACTGAAGTTGCCAAGAGACTCAAAGAAAAACCCATAAAGGGTGAAATTGTCCTTATAATAAAGGCAAAAGAAGATTAG
- a CDS encoding TlyA family RNA methyltransferase has product MKERLDVFLVEQGFFETREKAKRAIMAGIVIVDDKKIEKPGAQIKIDNEPAIRIKGQVMKYVSRGGLKLEKAIEVFGLDMEDKIVLDIGASTGGFTDCALQNGAQYVYSADVGSNQLDWKLRNDERVKSIENTHIKDLTLEHLDGNKPDYLVMDVSFISITKVFEHLIKFMKTDSELMALIKPQFEVGRENVEKGGIVKDFKKHKTAVEKIIEVANSYGLYLKSLDYSPITGGKGNVEYLSLFSLEKGNNEIDIDEIINSGKSLKTGG; this is encoded by the coding sequence ATGAAGGAAAGACTTGATGTGTTTCTGGTGGAACAGGGATTTTTTGAAACAAGGGAAAAAGCAAAAAGGGCCATAATGGCTGGAATTGTAATTGTAGACGATAAAAAAATCGAAAAACCAGGGGCACAGATAAAAATAGATAATGAACCTGCAATAAGGATCAAAGGTCAGGTTATGAAATATGTCAGCAGAGGTGGCCTTAAGCTTGAAAAGGCTATCGAAGTTTTTGGACTGGATATGGAGGACAAAATTGTCTTGGATATAGGGGCTTCGACTGGTGGATTTACAGATTGTGCTCTTCAAAATGGTGCCCAATATGTTTATTCAGCAGATGTAGGCTCTAATCAGCTGGACTGGAAACTGAGAAATGATGAGAGAGTAAAATCTATTGAAAACACGCATATAAAAGATCTTACACTTGAACATTTAGATGGGAATAAGCCTGATTATCTAGTTATGGATGTATCATTTATATCAATAACAAAGGTTTTTGAACATCTTATAAAATTTATGAAAACGGACTCTGAACTGATGGCTCTAATTAAACCACAATTTGAGGTGGGGAGAGAAAACGTAGAAAAGGGCGGAATAGTCAAGGACTTTAAAAAACATAAGACGGCTGTAGAAAAAATAATCGAGGTGGCAAACTCCTACGGTCTGTATCTGAAGTCCCTGGATTATTCACCAATAACAGGCGGCAAAGGAAACGTGGAATATTTATCTCTGTTTTCTCTTGAGAAGGGAAATAACGAAATAGATATAGATGAGATTATAAACAGCGGCAAATCTCTAAAAACCGGGGGGTAA